The window GCCGAGAATGGCAAATCCGAACCAGCCGGCCAGCGCCGCATAGCCGTAGGCAACCACCCAGTTGCGGCCGGGGATGTGGCCCGAGGCCAGGAGCACGCCGAGAGCCGCGGCCACCAGAAGGGCGGCGAGCGAAGCGAATCCGTGCCACTGATCAACGGTGAGCTTCCGGCGCCGCCGGGTTCGCAGCAGAAGCCCGACATCCAGCACGTGAAGCAGGGCCGAGGCCGCGAGCAGAGCGGCGAAGCCGGTTACGAGCGGTGTACCGGCCGCGAACAGCAGGCTGAGGGTGAGCCCCAGGAGCCCCACGTTCCACGCCGCCAGGTTCGCGAACGTGAGGATCCAGCCGCGACCGTGAGCGAGGGAGAACAGCTCCGTCAGCTTGTAGGAGACGCCCATCAGGGTCAGCCCCAGCCAGCCGGCGAGGCCGATGTGGACGTGGGCCGCCAGCATCGGATCGCTGACGTCGAACCACCGGAAATGCCAGTTGAGCGCGTAAACCAAGCCGAAGCCGATGGTCGCGACCAGCCAGATCAATGCGGCCAGCACGTAAAAGGCCATGGGGTGCCAGTACTGCACGGAGGGGAAGCTGCGCAGCATCTGGAAGGCGAAGTGGAGGACGCCGCCGACCACCAGGCACCCGAACAGGGCGACGCCTGGCGTCCAGTCCAGGTAGAAGCTTGGCACGAACCCCGCGACGCCGGCCAGCAGCACCCAGTAGTTCCAGCGGCCCAGGCGTGGCGACCGGACGGTCCCGCCGAGGGCGACCGGGAACAGTTGGTAGAGGGCGCCGAACATGGTCATCGTGATCCAGCCCAGCACCGCGACGTGGGTCAGGGCGAAGACCCTGGGCTCGTCATTGGTGCGCACCAGGTCCGGGGCCAAAAGCGGCACCCCGACGGCGAAGAGGAGGAAGGCGCCCAGGCCCGTGGCCAGGTAGCGGCCGGGCAGATCCGGCTCGGGTGAGCGCTTGGGTTTGATTCCGCTCACGCCTGGCATACGTTCCCCCCGACACTCACCATGTTTCTATTATTTACTATGGCTGTCGTATAATTCAACCGTGCAGGCCGACCCCGCTCTGAGGATCCACAGGGCCCTTGCCGACGTGAGCCGGTCCCGGATCCTGGAGGAGCTGCGGACGGGCGGCCCGATGGACTCCCGTGAGCTCGGCCGCCGGCTGGGCCTCCACCCCAACACCATCCGCTCGCACACCGAGCAGCTGATGGAGGCCCGCCTGGTCAAGGCGGTGAGCGCCCCGGCTGCCGGGCGCGGGCGCCCGCGCGTCCTGTACGAGGCAGCGGATGCACCGGAAGGCCAGGAGGGTGGCTATCGTTTGCTGGCCCAGATCCTGGCGAGCTACGTCGCCAGCGGGGACCGGCCTCAGGCGGTGGCCGAGGATGCGGGGCGCGCCTGGGGCAGCTATCTGACCGAGAGGTCGAAGCCCTTCGCGCAGATCTCAGCGGACGAGGCTGTGGGCAAGGTGACCCAGCTCTTCACCGAGCTGGGTTTCATGGCCGAGTCCACGGGTCAAGGTGACGAGCGGAAGATCCTGCTCCACCACTGCCCGTTCCGGCAGGTCGCTGAGTCCAACCCGGAGGTGGTCTGCTCCGTGCACCTGGGGATGCTCAAGGGCGCGATCGCCGAGATGGGTGCGCCACTTCAGGCCTGGCGCCTGGAGCCGTTCGTCGAGCCCACCCTTTGCATCGCGCGCCTGCGCCGAGTCGCACGGCACGGACGACGAGGTGTTCCCAGCCCAAGAAGGAAGGCGTCCGCTCCCAGCTCGTGAGCCTCGTCTGAGGACCTCAGCGGACCGTTGCCACGCCGGACTCGCCGTCCGGGGCGATGGTCATGAGCAGCGTTCGCTCGCATGAGCGGCATGCGACCTCGACCACGACCCGATCCAGCTCCGGCTCGCGCAGGTTCATCTCGCAGTCCGCCAGCGGAGCGGCACAGGCCGGGCAAGCCTTGGATCGCACCTCCTCCTGGACGATCCTGAGCAACAGGTCAAGGCCTGCCGATTCGGCCTCGGCGCCGGCCCCCGGCACCCGCTCCGGCCCCGGCTCCCCACCACTCATCTGCGCGTTGCCGCGTAGCGGCTGCGATACAGGATGTAAGGCCGGCCCAGGTACTGGAAGGGCAGGCTCCAGGCATGGACCAGGCGGCTGAAGGGCCACAGCGCGTAGAGCAGCCAGGCGGACGCGGCATGCAGCTGATAGACGAACGGGGCGGAGGCCATCAGCTGGGGCTGGGGTGAAAGCACGAACAGCCCGCGGAACCAGACTCCCACCGTGGCCCGGTAGTCGTAGCCCCCGCCGAGTGTGTTGTAGAAGAAGGTCTCGGCCATCCCGAGCCCGATCAGCAGAGCCAGCAGGACGTACACCGCGACATCGATGCCGGTGGTGGTGCGCCGGACACGCGGGAAGTAGGCGCGCCGCACGACAAGGATCACAAGACCGGCCACGCAGGCGATGCCGGCCAGCGATCCGGCGCCGGCTGAGATCACGTGATAGCGGGCCTCGGAGACGCCGATGAAGGCGGTGACCTGGGCAGGGATCAGGATGCCCAGGAAGTGGCCTCCGATCGCGGCCAGGGCGCCGTAATGAAACAGGTTGCTCCCCCAGGCGAGCCAGCGACTCTCCAGCAGCTGCGTGGACCGGCTGGTCCACCCGAACTGGTCGTGGCGGTAGCGCCAGACATGACCGGCGACGAACAGGACCATGGCGGCGTACGGGAGCACCACCCAGATGAAGAGCCCGGCGGCGCTCATCGCCGCGCCCCCATCGAGGGCATCACCTCGGGCGGGGCAAAGGGCTGGAGCCCGACCTCCTCGTTGGGCGGGCCCTCCTGGAGCAGCCGGCGCACGGACTCCAGCTCCGGGAGGGCCAGACCGGGAAGGCCGGCGCAAACGCCCTCGATCAGGTGCACGTACGGACTCTCCGATTCGCGCAGGTGGATGCGCAGCAGCTCGAGCCCGGTCCGGTGTTCGGCCAGGATCTGGGCCCCATGCCCGGCGGGCGCGAGCTCGGCGAACTCGAGCATCACCGGCAGGTAGTCCGGAAGCTCACGGCCGCCCAGGCGAAACCCGGCGGCCGCGTACAGGCGCTTGAGGCGGAGCAGCGCCATCCCCCGTTTCCGGGTGTCGCCCTCGGTGTAGAAGGTCAGGTACAGGCTGGAACGCTTTTGCAGGTCGAAGGTCGCCACGTATTGCTGACGCAGCTCATCAACCGGGGTCACGCTGAAGTGCGCGAAGAAGCGTTCCAGAGCCTTCTGTTCGGGACCTCGAGGCAGCTCTCGGATCGCTTGGGCAAGTTCAGCTCGGGCCCCGCAGATCTCCTCGTCCGGATACTGGAGCAGCAGCGACAGCAGCTTGTAGGGCGGCTGACGGCGGCCGCCTGTGGGCCTCATTGCCGGCCTCCCTCCGGCCCCACGACGGGAAGCCTCTTGGTCAGCATGAAGTTCTCGTTGAGGCTCTTGGCGGGCCGCGGCAGGGCTCCGCAGTTGCCGGGCCCGCCGTCGAAGTCCAGGCCGCAGGTGCCGGGCTGTTCGACCAGCCTCTGAGCAAGCTCCGTATGGGCCTGGGGAATGACGTAGCGATCCTCCGCCTTGGCGATCGCGAGCAACCGGTACATGTCCTCGAGGTCGGTCGTGGTCATGCCCACCGCCTGGGCCGCCGCCGCGTCCTCTTGATCGAGCACCTGCTTCTTGCGCATGAACGTGCGCATCGCCGCCAGCCTCTTCAGCACATACCGGATGCGGTCCGCGTCGCCGGCCGCGAGCAGGTTGGCCAGGTAGTCGACAGGGATCCGCATCATGTCGATGGCCGGGAACACGTCGTCCGGGTTGGCTTCGAAGCCGTCGCCCTCGAGCGCGTTCACGACCGGGGAGAGCGGCGGCACGTACCAGACCATGGGAAGGGTCCGATACTCGGGGTGAAGGGGAAGGGCCACCCCATAGCGGATCGCGAGCGCGTAAACCGGTGAGCGGCGAGCGTGTTCGATCCAATCGTCGGGGAT of the bacterium genome contains:
- a CDS encoding ArsR family transcriptional regulator → MGLIPLTPGIRSPRHSPCFYYLLWLSYNSTVQADPALRIHRALADVSRSRILEELRTGGPMDSRELGRRLGLHPNTIRSHTEQLMEARLVKAVSAPAAGRGRPRVLYEAADAPEGQEGGYRLLAQILASYVASGDRPQAVAEDAGRAWGSYLTERSKPFAQISADEAVGKVTQLFTELGFMAESTGQGDERKILLHHCPFRQVAESNPEVVCSVHLGMLKGAIAEMGAPLQAWRLEPFVEPTLCIARLRRVARHGRRGVPSPRRKASAPSS
- the narI gene encoding respiratory nitrate reductase subunit gamma yields the protein MSAAGLFIWVVLPYAAMVLFVAGHVWRYRHDQFGWTSRSTQLLESRWLAWGSNLFHYGALAAIGGHFLGILIPAQVTAFIGVSEARYHVISAGAGSLAGIACVAGLVILVVRRAYFPRVRRTTTGIDVAVYVLLALLIGLGMAETFFYNTLGGGYDYRATVGVWFRGLFVLSPQPQLMASAPFVYQLHAASAWLLYALWPFSRLVHAWSLPFQYLGRPYILYRSRYAATRR
- the narJ gene encoding nitrate reductase molybdenum cofactor assembly chaperone, with the protein product MRPTGGRRQPPYKLLSLLLQYPDEEICGARAELAQAIRELPRGPEQKALERFFAHFSVTPVDELRQQYVATFDLQKRSSLYLTFYTEGDTRKRGMALLRLKRLYAAAGFRLGGRELPDYLPVMLEFAELAPAGHGAQILAEHRTGLELLRIHLRESESPYVHLIEGVCAGLPGLALPELESVRRLLQEGPPNEEVGLQPFAPPEVMPSMGARR